A section of the Candidatus Stygibacter australis genome encodes:
- a CDS encoding RecQ family ATP-dependent DNA helicase has product MKNKIKQILKSVFGYDEFRDLQETLIMNVLAKNHSLGVMPTGSGKSICYQIPALIFPGLTVVVSPLISLMKDQVDQLLELGVKATFLNSSLPRVEYENIVSGISRAQYKLLYIAPESLLTDRILWLLKTTDVSLITVDEAHCISEWGHDFRPEYRQLADLRDHFPKAVFLALTATATDNVRLDIARILKIDSPNVFVSSFNRPNLYLAVELKTDAHRQIMDFIKDFPQESGIIYCATRKQVDEYTHYLQQKGLSVLPYHAGLTDSQRLHNQENFSRDDVQIMVATIAFGMGINKPNIRYILHTDLPKNIETYYQQIGRAGRDGEPASCLLLFNYGDLIKIKYFFKEKSETEQVHENNLLQQMVRFCEADVCRRQILLQYFGENYREPNCQNCDNCLTSDQEKTDLTVPVQKFLSCVWRTGELFGANYI; this is encoded by the coding sequence ATGAAAAATAAAATAAAACAGATTCTTAAATCAGTCTTTGGCTATGATGAATTTCGGGATTTGCAGGAAACTTTGATCATGAATGTGCTGGCAAAAAATCATTCATTAGGTGTTATGCCCACTGGCAGTGGGAAATCGATCTGCTATCAAATACCTGCCCTGATCTTTCCAGGACTCACTGTAGTGGTATCGCCCTTGATCAGTCTGATGAAAGACCAGGTTGATCAATTGCTGGAACTGGGAGTGAAAGCAACTTTTTTGAATAGTTCACTGCCACGCGTTGAATACGAAAATATTGTGTCTGGTATCTCCCGCGCACAATATAAACTGCTCTATATTGCCCCTGAAAGTCTGCTAACTGACCGGATCCTCTGGTTATTAAAAACCACTGATGTGAGTCTGATCACGGTTGATGAAGCTCATTGTATCTCAGAATGGGGTCATGACTTTCGCCCGGAATACCGCCAGCTTGCTGATCTGCGTGACCATTTTCCAAAGGCTGTTTTCCTCGCCCTCACTGCCACTGCTACAGATAATGTCCGTCTTGATATCGCCCGTATCCTCAAAATTGACTCGCCAAACGTTTTTGTCTCCAGCTTCAACAGACCTAATCTCTATCTGGCAGTTGAGCTAAAAACCGACGCCCATCGTCAGATCATGGATTTTATCAAAGATTTCCCCCAGGAATCTGGCATTATCTATTGTGCCACCCGCAAACAGGTTGATGAATACACTCATTATCTCCAGCAAAAAGGTCTTTCCGTGCTGCCCTATCATGCGGGACTCACTGATAGTCAACGCCTGCATAACCAGGAGAATTTCAGTCGCGATGATGTGCAGATCATGGTGGCAACTATTGCCTTCGGGATGGGCATCAATAAACCCAATATTCGCTATATTCTCCACACAGATCTGCCCAAAAATATAGAAACCTATTATCAGCAGATCGGACGTGCGGGGCGTGATGGTGAACCTGCAAGCTGTCTTCTGCTCTTTAATTATGGTGACCTGATCAAGATCAAGTATTTCTTTAAAGAAAAATCTGAAACTGAACAAGTGCACGAAAATAACCTCTTACAGCAAATGGTGCGATTCTGTGAAGCTGATGTCTGCCGCAGGCAGATACTTCTGCAATATTTTGGTGAAAACTACAGGGAACC